The DNA region GTTCTGGATGTCCGGATCATCGTCGAGCCTCTGCTTGAAGTACGCCAGCACGCTGTCGGTATTGGACTGGGTGCTGTCGACGATCCGGTCCATCCGCTTCACCATGTACTCGTTAAACGAGTTCATGAGGAAATAGGATGCGTCCAGCCCGAGCGAGCTGTTCCGGTACAGCTCATTGACATAGGACTGCACGTTCTCGTATTTTTGATCGACATATCGCTCGACCCTCTCCACAGCCCCTCGCTGAATGTCCAGCTCGCTGCGGACCGCAGACTGAAACAGAAAATAGTACATTAAATAAGATAAAGCCACGATCGTAATGACCGCAATCACGGCGATCAGCAGCAATATTTTGGTAAACATATTGTTTTTAATATATTTCCGGTACAACCCTGCAGGAGACATAAGAGGATCCCCTTCCTGTGAAATTAGCGCCTTGTGCATCAACTATCTGTACTTACTATAACATCGGCAGGGGAAGCGCAATAATTGAAATATTCACCAATTCCGTGAAGTCAGCATTTGCCTATTTTGGGGTTTAGAGGGGCGGATGCCCCCTTGCTTTCATAGCATGTTCAGAAGAAAGGAGAATGCTGATGCCCAAATATCGCATTATTGTGGATTTATCCGATTACCGCCTGCATCTGCTGGACGGAGATATTGTCGTGCATACGTATCCGGTAGCGATCGGCAAGCTGGCAACCCAGACGCCCCCTGGCAATTATACGATCGTGAACAAGCAGCCCAATCCCGGCGGTCCTTTTGGCGCCTACTGGCTCGGCTTGTCCAAGCCGCATTACGGCATCCACGGGACGAACGATCCCTCGTCCATCGGCAGATCGGTTTCCCACGGCTGTGTGCGTATGTATAACAAAGACGTGCTTGAGCTCGCCTCACTCGTGCCTCTCCATACCCGCGTGACCATCCGAAAATAGTTTGCAAAAAACAAACGGCAGCCCTCCGATCCTTTTCAAATGTCGCCAAACGGGTTAAATACAACTGTTAAACGGTGCTTGATCTTAACTACTATTGCCGTTATGGAGGGATTGCCATGATGCAGAGCAAATATTTTCGTACATGCCTCGGTATAATCGCCCTGCTCTTGATCATCTACTTAGGCTCTAAAGTCAGCTTCCTGTTCCGCCCCATCGTTTCCATGTTCAACATGCTGATCTTTCCGGTGGCAATCGCCGGCTTTTTCTATTACCTGCTTAGACCGATTGTGGACTACTTGGAACGGCGCAAAATCAAACGATCGATCGGCGTGCTCATGCTGTACTTCGTATTCGCCGGCCTGATCGCCATCTTCGGCATCGTTGTATGGCCGACATTGCGGGAACAGATCGAGAATTTCATCAGCCATATGCCTTTTCTGGTGGAGGACATGCAGGATCAGCTTAACCAGCTGCAGCAGACGCCGTATTGGTCCCGCTTTATCCCGACCGAATCGGAGCTCGCGACATCCTTAACCGAATACATGAACCGAATCGTTACGTGGGTCAGCAATTCTGTCAATCATCTGATTACGGTTGTGTCCAGCGTGCTCGTGATCATTGCAACGATTCCGATTATTCTGTACTACATGCTGAAGGAAGGCGGAAAGCTCCCCCCTAAACTGCTCAGCGTGCTGCCAAGACGCTACCGGCGCGACGGGCAGGAGGTTCTCGTAGAGATCGACAATGCGCTTAGCAGCTTTATTATCGGCAAAGTGATTTTGAATCTGATCCTGAGCGTGCTGATGTATATCGGATTTCTGATCATCGGCCTTCCGTATTCGCTGCTCTTGACGGTCGTTTCGTTCTTCCTGAATTTCATTCCGTACATCGGCGCGGTTCTTGCGAGCATTCCCGTCCTTATTATCGGGTTTATCGAATCGCCCTCCATTGCCCTATGGTCCCTTGTCGTCATTATTATTGCTCAACAGATTCAAGATAATATTTTGACGCCGGTGATCTATGGCAAGCAGCTTGATATCCATCCGCTGACGACCATTGTTCTTATTCTCGTCGGCGGCGACTTCTTCGGCATCCTCGGCATTCTGCTCGCCATCCCAGCTTATATGATCATCAAGATCATTGTGGTGCGGATTTATGAAATGTTCTTGGCCGAGAAAGTGGATGAATTATAGAGCCCCGCACACGCAAAAAAGATGTCCTCAGGTCTCATTCCGCTTAGGAAATCAGGGCCTGGGGACATCTTTTCGTTTCATTTCGCAATCTGCGTACCGCTTATGCGTTGCCCCTTAGAGAGCGGACAACAAAGTGATGCTCGTCCTTACGGAGCCGCTGTCCGTTTGTCAGCGTCACGGTTTCCTCATCATGGGAAGCAAGAACGGCCTTCGGATGGATGAGCCGGTTCCCTCTCCACACCATGACGCATGATCCGAAATATACGGCATTATCGAATTGAATGGTATGATGCACCGAATACCCGATGGAATTCAACACCGGATAAGCTGTTTTGGGCATGATACGGTGAATGGCGCGAAACGGAATCGCGAGCTCGTCCGGTCCGAGAATCGCCTTCTCCTGCACCGGATCCCACCCCTTCAGAATGCCTTCCACCGTCGTTCTGCCCCCATCTAAACGCTCAATGACTACATGACGGCCAATCCAATGCTTCATGAAGGTCACCTCTTCATCTCTTACGGATTATTCATCCCCAATGTCCGTGATGCTTGGAATGACCCAATCGACCGGGGCCATCCCGTGCTGGATTAAATATGCGTTTGAAGCTGAGAATGGACGGCTACCGAAAAAACCTTTACGTGCAGCAAAGGGGCTGGGATGGGCGCTCTCCAGAACGAGATGCCGGCTTCGGTCGATAAACGCCCCTTTCTTCTGCGCATAGCTTCCCCAAAGAATAAAGACCGTCGGCTGCTCCCGTTCATTCAATTTCGAAATGACCGCGTCCGTGAACTGCTCCCAACCCAGCCCTTTATGGGAGTTGGGCTCGCCTTCCTTGACGGTAAGCACGGCGTTCAACAATAGAACCCCCTGCTTAGCCCAAGAGATCAGGGATCCATGATCCGGTATCGGTGCATCCAGATCGGCTGCCAGCTCTTTGTAAATGTTGCGCAGAGACGGGGGGATTGTAACGCCAAGCTGGACCGAAAAGCTGAGCCCTTGCGCCTGTCCCCGTCCGTGGTATGGATCTTGTCCGAGAATGACCACCTTGGTCGATTGATATGGCGTCTCTTGAAGAGCACGAAAAACTTCATCCCTCGGCGGATAGACCGTATGCAG from Paenibacillus ihbetae includes:
- a CDS encoding L,D-transpeptidase; the encoded protein is MPKYRIIVDLSDYRLHLLDGDIVVHTYPVAIGKLATQTPPGNYTIVNKQPNPGGPFGAYWLGLSKPHYGIHGTNDPSSIGRSVSHGCVRMYNKDVLELASLVPLHTRVTIRK
- a CDS encoding AI-2E family transporter — its product is MMQSKYFRTCLGIIALLLIIYLGSKVSFLFRPIVSMFNMLIFPVAIAGFFYYLLRPIVDYLERRKIKRSIGVLMLYFVFAGLIAIFGIVVWPTLREQIENFISHMPFLVEDMQDQLNQLQQTPYWSRFIPTESELATSLTEYMNRIVTWVSNSVNHLITVVSSVLVIIATIPIILYYMLKEGGKLPPKLLSVLPRRYRRDGQEVLVEIDNALSSFIIGKVILNLILSVLMYIGFLIIGLPYSLLLTVVSFFLNFIPYIGAVLASIPVLIIGFIESPSIALWSLVVIIIAQQIQDNILTPVIYGKQLDIHPLTTIVLILVGGDFFGILGILLAIPAYMIIKIIVVRIYEMFLAEKVDEL
- a CDS encoding uracil-DNA glycosylase, with the protein product MFNNDWDLILQEETDKPYFKELLERIDEEYRLHTVYPPRDEVFRALQETPYQSTKVVILGQDPYHGRGQAQGLSFSVQLGVTIPPSLRNIYKELAADLDAPIPDHGSLISWAKQGVLLLNAVLTVKEGEPNSHKGLGWEQFTDAVISKLNEREQPTVFILWGSYAQKKGAFIDRSRHLVLESAHPSPFAARKGFFGSRPFSASNAYLIQHGMAPVDWVIPSITDIGDE